TGCGTCGCCTCCCTGACGATCGCGTCGGAGAGCGTGTTGCCGGGGCCGGTATCGAAAGCGGCAATGTCCTCGAGCGCCGGGACGACCATCGTCACATTGGCGATGCCCCCGATGTTCAGGAGGAGACGGGCCTCGTTCGGACGCCGGTAGAGCAGCCAGTCGACGAGTGGAATGAGCGGCGCGCCCGACCCGCCGGCGGCGACGTCCGCCCGGCGGAAGTCCCCGATGGTGGGAATGCCCGTCCGCTCGGCGATGACGTTGAGATCGCCGATCTGGAAGGTCGTGCCGGTTCGTCCCGGACCCGGCGGTTCGTGGTAGATCGTCTGTCCGTGCGAGCCGATGCATGAGACGTCGTCCGGCGAGCATGAGAGCTCCGAGAGAAGCGCCCCTGCCGCGGCCGCGAACGCCTCACCGACCGCGAGGTCGAGATGTGCCGCACGGGACGCCGGGGCGCTCTCGGCGCCCTCGAGCGCCGCCGCCAGCTCGGCCTCGTACGGGATGCAGCGGTAGCCGACCAGCTCGACCGACAGGTCCGGTCGGTCTCCCCGAACCCGCACGAGAGCTGCATCGACGCCGTCGCGTGACGTGCCTGAGGAGAGCCCGACGACCGACCGCTCGGTCGATCCGGTCGCCCGCTGGAGTCTCTCGACCAGTGCCCCGGGGCCTTTCGTCACGACGTTCGCTCCTCCAGGAAGGTCCGGACCTCCCCGTCGCGCGACGCCGCCCAGCACATGGCCTCCGTCGTGAAGCCGTACGCCGCGGCGCCGTTCGCCTCGAGCCCGATAATGCCGATCCGCGCCTCCCGCGACCGCGCGATCTCGACCGCCGTCTGGATGCCCTCCCTGGCGCCGTTGGCCTCGATGGCCTCGACGGCGACCTTGCCGAGCGCGTCCCGGATGATCGGCTCGCCGTGGCCGGTCAGCGACACGCCTCCGGCC
This genomic stretch from Candidatus Effluviviaceae Genus V sp. harbors:
- a CDS encoding anhydro-N-acetylmuramic acid kinase, which encodes MLGGVARRGGPDLPGGANVVTKGPGALVERLQRATGSTERSVVGLSSGTSRDGVDAALVRVRGDRPDLSVELVGYRCIPYEAELAAALEGAESAPASRAAHLDLAVGEAFAAAAGALLSELSCSPDDVSCIGSHGQTIYHEPPGPGRTGTTFQIGDLNVIAERTGIPTIGDFRRADVAAGGSGAPLIPLVDWLLYRRPNEARLLLNIGGIANVTMVVPALEDIAAFDTGPGNTLSDAIVREATHGRLDRDENGQLALEGAPDGSAGEAFLATYDYFTAPPPKSTGKELFGVDAARRLSELATGTRDIGSLGREALSDLLATAALVVGLSIARGLEMLPSDPPASELIVSGGGVRNRAIMKALDESCGGLTVRSLEDLGHDPDAKEAVGFAVLAHETLYGRPGNVPGATGARRPVVLGKLAPGL